One Pirellulales bacterium genomic window carries:
- a CDS encoding type II toxin-antitoxin system prevent-host-death family antitoxin, whose protein sequence is MSLTNSVGAYEAKTHFSDLLEKVASGEEITITRHGTPVARLVPVTKKATVEERRAAIARIQKLSQGLTLGGLKIKDLIEEGRK, encoded by the coding sequence ATGTCGTTAACCAACAGCGTCGGAGCGTATGAGGCGAAGACGCATTTTTCGGACCTGCTTGAAAAAGTCGCATCGGGCGAGGAGATTACGATCACGAGGCATGGCACGCCCGTAGCGCGATTGGTGCCGGTCACAAAGAAAGCCACGGTTGAAGAGCGCCGCGCCGCCATCGCTCGAATCCAGAAGTTGAGCCAAGGCTTGACCCTGGGTGGCCTGAAGATCAAGGACCTGATCGAGGAAGGCCGCAAATGA